A stretch of the Haloarcula ordinaria genome encodes the following:
- a CDS encoding amino acid-binding protein: MSDSTEEVRAYTVRLELVDEPGELLRALEPIANNGGNLLSIFHERGNVTPRGHIPVEVDLEATPDRFDGIVDALRDAGINVIQAGAERYSEALTIVLSGHLVDTDLSDTLSHIQESTSATVTDLSLSAPEGTEDASSARLRLATEEGAVEEALAAVREVATEKDLRLIEPLTVGGDT, from the coding sequence ATGAGCGACTCGACCGAAGAGGTTCGTGCGTACACAGTTCGGCTCGAACTGGTCGACGAACCGGGCGAACTGCTGCGGGCGCTCGAGCCCATCGCCAACAACGGCGGGAACCTCCTCTCTATCTTCCACGAGCGGGGGAACGTCACCCCGCGTGGCCACATCCCCGTGGAGGTCGACCTGGAGGCGACGCCCGACCGGTTCGACGGCATCGTCGACGCTCTGCGCGATGCGGGCATCAACGTCATCCAGGCCGGCGCCGAGCGCTACAGCGAGGCGCTCACCATCGTCCTCTCGGGTCACCTGGTCGACACCGACCTCTCGGATACACTCTCGCACATCCAGGAGTCGACCAGCGCCACCGTCACCGACCTCTCGCTGTCCGCCCCCGAGGGAACCGAGGACGCTTCCAGCGCACGCCTCCGGCTGGCGACCGAGGAGGGCGCCGTCGAGGAGGCGCTGGCCGCGGTCCGCGAGGTGGCCACGGAGAAGGACCTGCGTCTCATCGAGCCGCTCACGGTGGGTGGTGACACATGA
- a CDS encoding elongation factor EF-2 → MGRRKKIVQECESLMHDPENIRNIAIAAHVDHGKTTLTDNLLAGAGMISDDTAGQQLAMDTEEDEQERGITIDAANVSMTHEYEDTNHLINLIDTPGHVDFGGDVTRAMRAVDGALVVVDAVEGAMPQTETVLRQALREGVKPTLFINKVDRLISELQEGPEEMQKRLLSVISDVNDLIRGMTEEMDDIDDWTVSVEEGTVGFGSALYKWGVSMPSMQRTGMDFGDIMELERADKRQELHERTPLSNVVLDMVCEHFPNPNAAQPMRIPRIWRGDDTSELAEQMRLVDEDGEVVLMVTDIGIDPHAGEIAAGRVFSGTLEKGQELYVSGTAGKNRIQSVGIYMGGEREEVEEVPAGNIAAVTGLKDAIAGSTVSSVEMTPFESIEHISEPVITKSVEAQNMDDLPKLIKTLQQVAKEDPTIQVEINEDTGEHLISGQGELHLEVIGQRIERNQGIPINTGEPIVVYREAPQQESREVEGISPNRHNRFYISVHPLAEDIVETIKMGEASMDMPELERREALQEAGLDKDTSQNVEHIHGTNILIDDTKGIQHLNETMELVIEGLEEALDEGPLAKEPVQGSLLRLHDARLHEDAIHRGPAQVIPAVRNAVHNALIDARIKLLEPIQQVRIDVPNDHMGAASGEIQGRRGRVDDMYQEGDLMVVEGIAPVDEMIGFSSDIRSATEGRASWNTENAGFQVMADNLQPEKITEIRERKGMKLELPEAIDYF, encoded by the coding sequence GCCATCGCGGCTCACGTCGACCACGGGAAGACGACGCTGACAGACAACCTGCTCGCCGGTGCGGGCATGATCTCCGACGACACGGCCGGCCAGCAGCTCGCCATGGACACGGAGGAAGACGAGCAGGAACGTGGCATCACCATCGACGCGGCCAACGTCTCGATGACCCACGAGTACGAGGACACCAACCACCTCATCAACCTCATCGACACGCCTGGCCACGTCGACTTCGGTGGCGACGTGACCCGTGCGATGCGTGCCGTCGACGGTGCGCTCGTCGTCGTCGACGCCGTCGAGGGCGCGATGCCCCAGACCGAGACGGTGCTTCGCCAGGCGCTGCGCGAGGGCGTCAAGCCGACCCTCTTCATCAACAAGGTCGACCGCCTCATCTCCGAACTGCAGGAAGGGCCCGAAGAGATGCAAAAGCGGCTCCTCTCGGTCATCAGCGACGTCAACGACCTCATCCGCGGCATGACCGAGGAGATGGACGACATCGACGACTGGACCGTCTCCGTCGAGGAGGGGACCGTCGGCTTCGGTTCGGCGCTGTACAAGTGGGGCGTCTCGATGCCCTCGATGCAGCGCACCGGGATGGACTTCGGCGACATCATGGAACTGGAGCGCGCCGACAAGCGCCAGGAACTCCACGAGCGGACGCCGCTGTCGAACGTCGTGCTCGACATGGTCTGTGAGCACTTCCCGAACCCCAACGCCGCCCAACCGATGCGTATCCCGCGCATCTGGCGCGGCGACGACACCTCCGAACTCGCCGAGCAGATGCGCCTGGTCGACGAGGACGGCGAGGTCGTCCTGATGGTCACCGACATCGGTATCGACCCCCACGCCGGCGAGATCGCCGCCGGGCGTGTCTTCTCCGGGACGCTGGAGAAGGGCCAGGAACTGTACGTCTCCGGGACCGCGGGCAAGAACCGCATCCAGAGCGTCGGCATCTACATGGGCGGCGAGCGCGAGGAAGTCGAAGAGGTTCCCGCCGGGAACATCGCCGCCGTCACCGGTCTGAAAGACGCCATCGCCGGCTCCACCGTCTCCAGTGTCGAGATGACGCCCTTCGAGTCCATCGAGCACATCTCGGAGCCGGTCATCACGAAATCCGTCGAGGCCCAGAACATGGACGACCTGCCGAAGCTCATCAAGACGCTCCAGCAGGTCGCGAAGGAGGACCCGACCATCCAGGTCGAGATCAACGAGGACACCGGCGAGCACCTCATCTCCGGCCAGGGTGAGCTCCACCTGGAGGTCATCGGCCAGCGTATCGAGCGCAACCAGGGCATCCCCATCAACACCGGTGAGCCCATCGTCGTCTACCGCGAGGCCCCGCAGCAGGAGTCCCGCGAGGTCGAGGGCATCTCACCGAACCGCCACAACCGGTTCTACATCTCCGTCCACCCGCTCGCCGAGGACATCGTCGAGACCATCAAGATGGGCGAAGCGTCGATGGACATGCCGGAACTCGAGCGCCGTGAGGCGCTGCAGGAGGCCGGCCTCGACAAGGACACGTCCCAGAACGTCGAGCACATCCACGGCACCAACATCCTCATCGACGACACGAAGGGGATTCAGCACCTCAACGAGACGATGGAACTCGTCATCGAGGGGCTCGAGGAAGCCCTCGACGAGGGGCCGCTGGCGAAGGAGCCGGTTCAGGGCTCGCTCCTGCGTCTCCACGACGCCCGCCTCCACGAGGACGCCATCCACCGCGGTCCGGCCCAGGTCATCCCCGCGGTCCGGAACGCGGTCCACAACGCGCTCATCGACGCGCGTATCAAGCTGCTCGAGCCGATTCAGCAGGTCCGCATCGACGTGCCCAACGACCACATGGGCGCCGCGTCCGGTGAGATCCAGGGTCGCCGTGGCCGCGTCGACGACATGTACCAGGAAGGCGACCTGATGGTCGTCGAGGGCATCGCCCCCGTCGACGAGATGATCGGCTTCTCCTCGGACATCCGCTCCGCGACGGAGGGTCGTGCCTCCTGGAACACGGAGAACGCCGGTTTCCAGGTCATGGCCGACAACCTCCAGCCGGAGAAGATCACCGAGATCCGCGAGCGCAAGGGCATGAAGCTCGAACTGCCCGAGGCCATCGACTACTTCTAG